A stretch of the Tolypothrix sp. NIES-4075 genome encodes the following:
- a CDS encoding PEP-CTERM sorting domain-containing protein: MYTFLKKSVLTSTVSLFLGSFVLSNPSQAASVNFTKFFGDVTTSGGQTSLTNAFDASDDASVNYNVSGNTPGLADNLESFLGVTLGGNPQEGSAVRTTLAASAGDVFSFDWVFRTNDSLNNDYAFVTIGSQVFNLANITNATIPGSTLGNNPNPYLRQTNNNTFSYTFNTAGTYNVGIGVVDVNDFVTSSGLSVRNANTQPVPEPLTILGSGIAAGFGVILKRKQAKKV, from the coding sequence ATGTATACTTTCCTGAAAAAATCAGTTCTCACCAGCACAGTCAGTTTATTTTTGGGCAGTTTTGTACTGAGCAATCCATCTCAAGCCGCAAGTGTAAATTTTACTAAATTTTTCGGTGATGTTACTACTAGTGGCGGTCAAACTTCCCTCACCAACGCCTTTGATGCTTCAGATGATGCGTCAGTAAATTACAATGTTTCTGGCAATACTCCCGGTTTAGCCGATAACTTGGAATCTTTTTTAGGCGTAACCCTTGGCGGAAATCCTCAAGAAGGTTCTGCCGTGAGAACCACACTTGCGGCTTCTGCTGGCGATGTGTTTAGCTTTGATTGGGTTTTCCGCACCAATGATAGTTTGAACAATGACTACGCCTTCGTGACGATTGGCTCCCAAGTCTTTAATCTAGCAAACATCACCAATGCAACAATTCCAGGTAGCACATTAGGAAATAACCCAAATCCATATCTGCGACAAACCAACAATAATACTTTTTCTTACACTTTCAACACTGCTGGCACTTACAACGTCGGTATTGGTGTCGTCGATGTGAATGATTTTGTTACTTCATCAGGATTATCAGTCAGAAATGCGAATACTCAACCTGTCCCCGAACCCTTAACCATCCTTGGTTCAGGTATAGCTGCTGGGTTTGGAGTTATCTTGAAAAGAAAACAGGCTAAAAAAGTTTAA